The Pongo pygmaeus isolate AG05252 chromosome 20, NHGRI_mPonPyg2-v2.0_pri, whole genome shotgun sequence sequence GGTCACACTCTGCACATGCGGTCACAGCCAACCCCACACAGATGCCAGAACACAGAGCTGAGCTGCAGGTGTTTATTGGGGTCTCTGTAGTGATGAACAGAGCCAGGCCAGGAACGTGGGGAGGCCCAAGGAAGGCAAGAGGGCCAATATCGGATCTGCAGGGGTCCTCAGATCAGAAGGCTGCTTCTATGCAATCGTTGCTCTGAAGGATCTTCTTCTgttgcaaaaagaagaaagagaggagctGGTGGCCTCTGTGAAAGGCTCCCCAGACTCATCGTTATTGCCCAGTCCCTGAGCTCACAGGAGCTCCTTGAGTGTGTCCGCTTCTTGGGGATCTCAGGCTCTGGACAAAGATGGTGGATGTGGGTTGTGCCTACTGCTTGAGTGTGACTCTGCATGTGTTGGTGTAAcacgtgtatgcatgtgtgtgggcaggcatggggtgtgtgtgttgctGTTAACAGCGTCCTATGAGAGTGTGTGTTGCTGTGTACTCATCATCAGTGCATTGAGGACTCTGCATGTGTTGGTGTAAgacgtgtatgcatgtgtgtgggcaggcatggggtgtgtgtgttgctGTTAACAGCGTCCTATGAGAGTGTGTGTTGCTGTGTACTCATCATCAGTGCATTGAGGACTCTGCATGTGTTGGTGTAAcacgtgtatgcatgtgtgtgggcaggcatggggtgtgtgtgttgctGTTAACAGCGTCCTATGAGAGTGTGTGTTGCTGTGTACTCATCATCAGTGCATTGGTGCAGTGATTGAGGTTCTCTGCATGCCCGGGCCTCTCCCAGGCACCAGGGGCAGAGGTTCTCCCCTTGAAGAGTTGCAGCGTCTGGGTCGAGGACTTggagaggtgaggcaggagggccCTGTTGGGGCAGGTGGGGGACTTCATCTGATTTTGGGCATCCTGGGATGTGGCTTCATGCTTAAAATGTGGAAAGCAGGATGGAAGGCAAGTGCAGGGAAGTGCAAGCCTGGGACGTGTGGCTGTGTAGTGTGTGCGGGTCCCCCCGGGCACACTCACAATAACAACTGAATGAGCAAATCTTTCTGTCACAGAGACATTGGCAAAGCATTGCTGGACCTTGAGGAAGGACTCCTCTGTCAGGGGGCTGGGGTTGTAACGAGCAAGCTCCTCCTTCAGGAGGTCTCGGGACACATCAAACACAACATTCGCAAGCAGTTTATCGATATCCAGGCAGGCATCCCCTGTGGAGGATGAGGTGAGATAAGAAAGCAGAGGAGGTCAGAATTCAGCAAAACCTCCCGTGGCCAATGAGACTTTGGGATGGTGATGAGAGTGAAGGAGCAGGGCCACCGCTTCCTCCCAGCCCTGCTCGCCTCTTTCTTACCCAGCTGGACGCTGCAGATCAGAGCCAGCACAAGAGCACAGGCGGTGGATGTCACCCTCATGACAGCGGAGTCTGGTCCCAGCAGGCACAGGCAGGGAATCTGGCGATGGGTGAGCTTTATGTATATCCGAACAAGGGACAcgcctctttgtgtgtgtgtgtgtgtgtgtgtgtgtgtgtgtgtgtgtgtgtgaatgtggtcAGGGCAGGTCTGCAGAGAGACCCTCGGCCCTGGGCCATGCTGTTGGGGTGGCAGCGTATCAGGAACTGGGCTCAGCATGCGGTGGGAGGGGTTGGGTGTTGTGACATTCTCTGTCCTCCCTGGAGCTCCCTGGGATTGGGAGCAGGCTGAACACTGGTGTGAGCCTGCAGATCCgagtgtgcatgcacatgtgacCCTGTGTCTTGGCAAACGTGTGTCTGCACTTGGCACGCCCTAGCACAGAATCTGCCACTGAATGCTGGCTCAACAAACATTTGCTAAGTGAGTGTGTTTGTCTGAATGGATAGCACATTAGGTGCAGCTTTTGAGAAATTAGTAAACTGTAATTTAGATTCAAGGAACATTATCTGGAGTAAAACACAGAACCTAAAGGACATGAGAGGTAGCAAGTGTGTTAGGGACGCATGTGACACAGTGAAGGGACCCTACATGTTGGGGACCAGCCTCAACACCACCCGTAGGGTACCCGAAGTCTGGTGGCGACAAAGGATTGAGAAGAGACAAGAGTGAAAGGTGGGGAACCAGGGGGCCAGTGCAAAATGTAGAGGCTGCAAAAGGCACCGAGCTCTGGTCTCcacagtatttattgagtacagtCACTTAGATCTAAGAAGCAGATGTTCAGGGTGAAACAGTGAAAGGGTGGCAGTGTGTCACAGGCATAATCTACAGCAATAGCGGTTTAAATGAATCTCGTTTGTGCTCAAACAGCATATCTTTAACTTATCAGAGAGTAGCTAGTGGGAGCGGGCTTAACTAGGAGCCTGCATGTCTGTTCACATTCCAGTGTTTCAAAGAAGTGTCTTTCTCCTTGAACACAGTGTTTACAGAGAAGAGAGCAGGTCTTGCTCTGAGCATGGGAACATGATGGCAATTAGGAGGCTTTCCCCCTCAGAGGCCTTTTGTGGCTTTCCACAACTTATTCTCATATTTTTATGGCCAGTTTATATAGGCACCCCACAAGCCCTTTTCCCACAAGCCCTTTTCTCAGCACCTACATATGAGGGAGCTGATGTCACTCACGCGACTGCTGTCTCCGGACAGGACCCTGAATTGTAAGGGTGACCCCAGGGGCAGAATCAGCAGGTGGGGacagctgggggtggggaaggcagCAGGGATGCTGGCGCTTGTACACTCGGGTGCCAGTGCCGCTCCAATAGCGGTTTGTGCCCTACTGTGTCAAGGGTGGGTCTGGCTAGGAGCACCTGAGGGACATGGCCAGTGCAGGGGACACTCACTGAGTTGCTGAGAGCCATGTAGAAACGCGGAGCAGTTCCTAGATTAGGCTGTGCCACCCAGACTGAATGGGCTCACCTCggccaggcatgagccatcattcTGTGCATGTAGAGAACCTCATAGCAGCTCCCAGGACTTGGGCCTCTTAAAGGACCTACCCAGCATTGGGTAGGACTTAGAGTGGCCGTCACCAGTGGCAGGGCCCTGAACGCCCCCACATTCCAGTTGTAAAGTTGAGTGGATGAGTTGACAGTTGGATTGGCAGACACTGAAGCAGGGGCTGTGGCTGAGCAGGGAGGTTGGAGGCCACTGCCACTCCCTGGCGGGCTACCTGCTGTGTCGTCCCTGCCACCTGTGGTGCCTGCAGCCTGGGCTGCAACCTGCCCAGTACAGGCGTCCATGCGTGCCGAGACTCTCAGCCGGCTCTGTGGTCTGTCATGTTGTGTGTGCGGGACGAGGCTTGGGTGCACGTGTGTGAGAAtgggattttgtgtgtgtgagtggaatGTGCTGGCAGGAgcgtgtggggtgtgtgtgtggcacCTGAGGTTGGGGTGTTGACTGTGTGGGGTGGAGGGTCTGTGACTATATGAATATGAGGTTGTGATTGTGGCTGGGACGGGCTGTGTGGCCGCCTCTGCCTCTGCATCTGCGTCTGTGTccgagaaagaaagggagagatgggGGAGGCCTGGTGTGGGGACCCAGCAGGGCAGGGACAGGGGATGTTTCCTCACTTTACACCATTTGGGGACCCTCCCCAGGCGGAAAAGCCAGCTACAGTGGAGAAGCACTGTCCGAGTGGGCTTCATCCTGGGGACAGAGGCTGAGAGACTGAAGCTGAAAGGTGTGGGCTCCAAGAGGGCCGCAGTGAGGCTGAACAGCAGAGTCAGGGAATAGATGGAGGGAGCCCTCcctccatcttccttccttctctggaCCCCAGAGCACTGTGTCCCCTCCCAACCCCCACAGCTGCAGGTGGAGCCAGCTGGAGGGGTCTCTAGAGGGAGGGGTGTCCTCTGATTGCAGAGAGGGCCAGGAGGCTCCCTGAGGACCTGAGGCCCCTCTGGGCCTCCCAGGGCTGGGCCTGTGGCTCTGATCTGATTTGCCCTGGGAGAGACATGCTCAGTGGTGGGGTTTGTGTAGCTGTCACTCAGTCACCTGCCTGTGCCCAGCCACTCACCTGTGACCCCCATCAGCCCCACCCAATACACATGTGGGTCCTCAAGTGCCATGAGGGGAAGTTCCTGCCTGTGTCACACGTACCCATCCCACCCACCACACTGCAGGTTACAGGACTGCCCCACAagggccaccatgcctgcctgagGTTACCTGGCACACAGGTATCCTCACCTCCATGATGTGACCAGATCATGCACTTTCTATGCCAGGACCAGGGCCAGGGCAAGCTTGCACCTTCAGCCCTGGGGAcactgggggtggtggtggctgGAGGTCAGGGAAGTCACCAGGCTGGAGACATCATCTACCTCCCTAGAGGGTTTGATATCAGACATCTCCGGTGCACCACTTtgagccatctcagcctcacctGGCATTCTGGCTGGCACTGGGACCAGCAGTTCCATGAAGGTTTAGACCATCTCTAGGCTTAGGAAGGGCCTCGCTTGTCATCACTGTGGTCCGGGCTATGCGCCTTGTGACCAAGGGCTCTGGGCAGCAGATGCAGCCAGCCAGTGGGTGTGGGTGAGGGGCCTGGGCACAGGAGGGACGCGAGGCCTTCCCTGCACCCTCATGGCCACCATTTCAGAGGGAGGACAGCAATTGTTTGGTTTTGTCCTATGAGCAGCAGCAGAGAGCAGGGCCTTGGGCAGGTCCAGGGCCAGACAGGCATCCCATGCTGCAGCCTCGGGGCCTCCAGGGCACATGATGGGGCCAGTGTGGGGGCGTCTCTTGTGCCAAACACCTGGGCAGGAGGTGCCCTGGGGCTGGTGGGTGGGTCAGGGCGTTTTCAAGAGCCGTGTTAGGATAGAGAATCCTGGAGCGAGGGGTCGGGGAGACAGCTCCCGCTGCTTCCTGGCTTCTAAGTGGGGGTGATGGGTGGTAGGTGAGAGGCAGAGGGGTCAGCGGGAGCTGCAAGGCTCAGCCAGGGAAGTGGAGGCAGCAAGAATGCAGGCCTTGCCTGAGGCTGACTCGGGGCTAGGAATTCTCAGAGGCCAGGGCCCTAGAGCTCCCGGACAGGGAGTTTGCAGGAACAGTGATGCAGCACACGCCACGGCCCAACTCAACACAACACAACATGGCACAGCACAGCAGCGTGTGGCACACTGGGCTGCAGCAGAGCGTGGAGTAGGGTCTGTAGGGTCTAGGGAATTATGGAGCAAACTGACCTGAGCCGTGTCCCTCAGCCAAGGCACAGGCACCGGCCTTGAGCCACCCACTTCCTTGTGACAGCCTCATGCCCTGGTGTCCTTGGGGCTGAGGACAGGGCTGGGGCTGCTGTCCAAGGTGAGGTCTGACTCTAATCCCCAGTTGTTTGAGGAACTTGGGCATCCTCCAGAAGACCGAGTGGTGCTGGTGAGGATTTTTGGACACCTCAGCCAGGCTTTTGGGGTGGTGTGGTCTGGACCCAGGGGGAAAACCAGGGGGATGGCTTTGCTGGGATGCAGAGGGTAGGGGCAAGAGTGCAGCTGGGTGTGGCCCTGTAGGCACAGCATGTGGCATCTGCCAGTTCCCATTCCCTGCCTTGCTTCCAGCCTGTGCTGTGATGCAGTAATCACTTCCTTGTGACAGGTCCATGCCCTGGTCTCTCTGTGGCTGAGACAGGGCTGGGGCTGGTGTCTAAGATGAAGTGTGACTCTAATCCCCTGCTTCTGATCCCCAGTTGTTTGGGGAACTTGAGCATCTTCCAGGGACCCAGTGGTGTAGATGGGATTCCTGGGCTCTTTAGTCAGGCCTCTTGCCCACGTGGCCACATTGGCTTCCACTCAAATCTGGCCTTGGGGCCTGCTTGGCCTCTGCTTACCAAGTCCTGTGGTTCTCTGCCAGGCACCATTGGCCCTGAGGCCAGGCTGGCACCTGGAGAATGGCCTGCCCCCAAATCCTGCACTCCTCCCAGCTCACCTGCTTTTCTCCTGCGCTGGGAATTGGGAGCCAGGTTGATACTGGGAGAGGAGCTCCCTCAACTGTAGGTTCACCTTAGAGTTCTGGGACAGGGTTTTGCGAGATGAGGCTTTCTAGAAGGGCCTGGAGCTGGTGAGCCTGCTGAACAGGGAGTGGTCCCACAGCAGAAGGATCTATGGTGGAGGAGTAGGGTGGTTGGGGAGGACGACCCGGCTGTGGAGGAGTTGGGGCAGGCAGGTCACACGGGTGCATCTcaccctttctccttctccccatctgtattagtctcttttcatgctgccaataaagacatactcgagactgtgcaatttacaaaagaaagaggtttattggacttaaagTTCCAAGTGGCtagggaggccttacaatcacggtggaaggtgaaaggcatatctcacatggcagcagcaagagacagaatgagagccaagcaagacaggtttccccttatcaaaccatcagatctcgtgagacttattcactaccatgagaaaagTGTGGGGAAAATCCCTCATGAATCAATGATCTCTCACTAggtgcctcccacaacacgtgggaattataggcatacaattcaagatgagattttggtggggacactgagccaaaccatatcaccatcctctctttcctccctttcctctcctgtCTTTTGCTCCCTGCCctgttctctccctcttccccctgTTCCTCAGTCTTCctgcctctcctcttccttctccatttctccccttcttcactttccatttctccctttccctcctcccctgaCCTCTAATCATCTTTCTATTGACATAGAACACAAGTACGGAGACGTACACACCCTGTAAAGTGTATGTTAAGTGATTACTGTAATTCAAACCCCACAATACCCCCTCCAGTTCAAGAAAGATCACTGTGAGCCCCTCAAGGCACCAGCCTCACTTCCTAGAGTAGACCACTGTCCTGATTTTGTGGTTTCTTGTTTTAGTGGATGGTTTTTCTACCTAAACATCTTCACATACAATAAACGTTAATTTTGCTCTTTTACAATTTATATGGCTGGGATCATAATGTGTCTGTTCTCCCGTATCTTACTTTTTTGTTCCCCATTGTTGTTgatattcatccatgttgctatcTCCATGGTTTAAGTCTACCCTGGTACACTGATTCTGCTATCATGAACAACACTGTAGGGAGCTTTTATGTGTCGATGTGTTGTACATATTTACATTCACATTTGCTGGGGTTTGTGCCCATGTGTGGAAT is a genomic window containing:
- the SCGB2B2 gene encoding secretoglobin family 2B member 2 isoform X1 codes for the protein MALSNSIPCLCLLGPDSAVMRVTSTACALVLALICSVQLGDACLDIDKLLANVVFDVSRDLLKEELARYNPSPLTEESFLKVQQCFANVSVTERFAHSVVIKKILQSNDCIEAAF
- the SCGB2B2 gene encoding secretoglobin family 2B member 2 isoform X2, which translates into the protein MCEIPCLCLLGPDSAVMRVTSTACALVLALICSVQLGDACLDIDKLLANVVFDVSRDLLKEELARYNPSPLTEESFLKVQQCFANVSVTERFAHSVVIKKILQSNDCIEAAF
- the SCGB2B2 gene encoding secretoglobin family 2B member 2 isoform X3 yields the protein MLSPVPDTLPPQQHGPGPRVSLQTCPDHIHTHTHTHTHTHTHTQRGVSLVRIYIKLTHRQIPCLCLLGPDSAVMRVTSTACALVLALICSVQLGDACLDIDKLLANVVFDVSRDLLKEELARYNPSPLTEESFLKVQQCFANVSVTERFAHSVVIKKILQSNDCIEAAF
- the SCGB2B2 gene encoding secretoglobin family 2B member 2 isoform X4 — translated: MALSNSIPCLCLLGPDSAVMRVTSTACALVLALICSVQLGDACLDIDKLLANVVFDVSRDLLKEELARYNPSPLTEESFLKKKILQSNDCIEAAF